The Trichoderma atroviride chromosome 5, complete sequence genome contains a region encoding:
- a CDS encoding uncharacterized protein (BUSCO:EOG092D0DVR) — MDSESEMERKDAGGAMTSAQDESMPDPHSEDQTPIGISEEDALKNLSGTVRDQSELERDITMQANAALMEAEDQKDRNRIIKLELTRDRLKSQLDKDKKRLEKAAGNPYQSRTIQNEITKLEQEINQATLDITDFESRIRKRHQEDPLHNMNQTKSNRLPGESNREYLIRTGKITPFSKLGGSRPAGIEGQLADTLLEAEEEAAAEQLGIEAGEGPQSHQLLRRPGFAEEETPLPVPKTSAAEAEFSLRPRKKRKVERETEREPSADFQPEDSSGSESHDSAMWQQTTEDDLVRQQRRKAKIKEKAAEQDAIDLSKIDDGNEAHYKRRLKDWVDRRSRARRARRQADSATHPEDSDDDEKEWFKPAPGVADHYFTDDLKLPGDIYPSLFGYQKTGVQWLAELYKQSVGGIIGDEMGLGKTVQLIAFIAALHYSKKLKKPVIVVAPATLLRQWVSEFHRWWPPLRVSILHSSGSGMLNPTAEDEYDVEHFSPMATKSEKAARKIVKGVVQKGHVLVTTYTGLQTYADELLHVEWDYAVLDEGHKIRNPNAEITVTCKELNTPNRVILSGTPVQNNLTELWSLFDFIYPMRLGTLVNFKQQFEIPIRQGGYANASNLQVMTAEKCAEALKETISEYLLQRLKVDVAADLPEKTEQVLFCKLTESQRKAYERFIGSDEVAAILNRKRQSLYGIDILRKICNHPDLLDKSLPSKPGYDYGDPKLSAKLQLTKDLLQKVMIPNGHKMLLFSQGKQMLNIIEKCIRECGISYLRMDGETPIDQRQPMIDKFNTDPDIHVFLMTTRTGGLGTNLTGADRIIIFDPDWNPSTDLQARERAWRLGQSKPVKIYRLMTEGTIEEKIYHRQIFKQFMTNKVLKDPKQRSSYDLSDLYDLFTFDKHTDAAAARSEVFKGAEVNLKKNADNSDAKTLMPIGNVGQVKNEDELKNLDLVAAMEEVKEDPSAHEEKRMLEGIFARSVNSAYDHEQIVNGPQKAKADMAVLRQEANMVARQAAAHLRHSGEEARRVPVGTVTWTGEVGTGGRPGGNRRRGGPSSAGIMSNLADRQGLDSGSSSRSGTPGLDKNLKAKDFIPMIKTFINRHGGKVPSKMLVDHFNPYCPGKKQSDEFKSALEMVGVLNRVSSTGRGMWSLKPEFK, encoded by the coding sequence ATGGATTCCGAAAGtgagatggaaagaaaggaCGCTGGCGGAGCGATGACATCTGCTCAAGATGAGTCGATGCCAGATCCTCACTCTGAAGATCAGACACCCATCGGGATcagtgaagaagatgcgctGAAGAATCTTTCCGGCACTGTGAGAGACCAGTCGGAGCTAGAACGAGACATCACCATGCAGGCCAATGCGGCACTGATGGAGGCTGAGGACCAAAAGGATCGGAATCGGATAATCAAACTCGAGCTGACGCGAGACCGGCTTAAATCACAGCttgacaaggacaagaagcgtTTGGAAAAGGCTGCTGGCAATCCATACCAGTCTCGAACCATTCAAAATGAGATAACGAAGCTTGAGCAGGAAATCAACCAAGCTACCCTGGACATTACTGATTTCGAGTCTCGAATCCGGAAGCGACACCAAGAAGATCCGCTACACAACATGAACCAGACCAAGTCTAATAGGCTACCTGGAGAAAGTAATCGTGAATACCTCATCCGAACTGGAAAGATCACCCCATTCTCCAAACTCGGAGGATCGCGCCCTGCTGGCATCGAGGGTCAACTGGCCGATACTCTCTtagaggctgaagaagaagctgctgctgagcaacTTGGCATTGAGGCTGGCGAAGGGCCGCAGTCTCACCAGTTACTGAGACGTCCTGGTTttgccgaagaagagacaCCATTGCCTGTGCCCAAGACAAGTGCAGCCGAAGCCGAATTCTCACTTCGACcacggaagaagaggaaggtTGAGAGAGAAACTGAACGCGAGCCGTCTGCAGATTTTCAACCGGAAGACTCATCTGGTTCAGAATCCCATGATTCAGCCATGTGGCAACAGACAACGGAAGATGATCTTGTTCGCCAACAACGTCGCAAAGCcaaaattaaagaaaaggCCGCCGAGCAAGATGCAATTGATCTTAGTAAGATTGACGACGGCAACGAGGCTCATTATAAGAGGCGGCTCAAGGACTGGGTTGATCGAAGAAGTCGAGCGAGACGAGCAAGGCGTCAAGCTGACTCTGCTACACACCCCGAAGAtagcgatgacgatgaaaagGAGTGGTTCAAGCCGGCTCCTGGCGTTGCGGATCATTACTTTACCGACGATCTGAAACTCCCAGGCGACATCTACCCGTCGCTGTTTGGATACCAAAAGACAGGCGTGCAATGGCTTGCTGAACTGTACAAGCAGAGCGTTGGAGGCATCATCGGAGATGAAATGGGTCTTGGAAAAACTGTCCAGCTTATTGCGTTCATCGCTGCTCTGCACTACAGCAAGAAACTCAAGAAGCCAGTCATTGTAGTCGCTCCGGCTACGCTTCTCCGCCAGTGGGTAAGCGAATTCCATCGCTGGTGGCCGCCTCTGCGTGTCTCCATTTTGCACTCTTCCGGTAGCGGAATGCTTAATCCTACCGCTGAAGACGAGTACGACGTGGAACACTTTAGCCCAATGGCAACTAAATCCGAAAAGGCTGCAAGGAAAATCGTCAAAGGAGTGGTTCAGAAGGGCCATGTTTTGGTCACCACCTACACTGGCCTCCAAACCTATGCTGATGAGTTATTGCACGTCGAATGGGATTATGCCGTTCTCGACGAAGGCCACAAAATCCGAAACCCAAACGCTGAAATTACCGTCACTTGCAAAGAGCTCAACACGCCAAATCGAGTCATTTTATCTGGAACTCCAGTACAGAACAATTTGACAGAGCTTTGGTCACTCTTCGACTTCATCTATCCGATGCGCCTGGGAACTCTTGTCAACTTTAAACAGCAATTTGAGATTCCGATCCGCCAAGGAGGTTATGCAAACGCGTCGAATTTACAAGTAATGACTGCTGAAAAATGCGCAGAGGCATTGAAGGAGACGATTAGCGAATATTTGCTCCAACGGCTGAAAGTTGATGTGGCTGCAGATCTTCCCGAGAAGACGGAGCAAGTTTTGTTCTGCAAGCTGACAGAAAGCCAGCGCAAAGCATACGAGAGATTCATTGGCTCTGATGAAGTCGCTGCCATCTTGAATAGGAAACGTCAATCGCTCTATGGCATTGATATCCTTCGCAAGATATGTAACCACCCTGATCTGCTGGACAAGTCTCTTCCGAGCAAGCCTGGCTACGACTACGGAGATCCAAAGCTGTCTGCAAAGTTGCAGCTCACCAAAGACCTACTGCAAAAAGTGATGATTCCCAATGGTCACAAGATGCTGTTGTTTTCGCAAGGCAAGCAGATGCTCAACATCATCGAAAAGTGTATCAGGGAATGCGGAATCTCCTATTTACGAATGGACGGCGAAACACCCATCGATCAAAGACAACCGATGATTGACAAGTTCAACACTGACCCTGACATCCACGTGTTTCTCATGACGACAAGAACTGGAGGTTTGGGCACCAACCTCACTGGCGCTGATCGAATCATCATTTTTGACCCAGACTGGAATCCTTCTACTGATTTGCAGGCAAGAGAGCGAGCATGGAGATTGGGCCAGAGCAAGCCTGTCAAGATTTATCGACTAATGACCGAGGGCACCATCGAAGAGAAGATTTATCATCGCCAAATCTTCAAGCAATTCATGACAAACAAAGTACTCAAGGATCCGAAGCAGCGAAGTTCTTACGACCTCTCTGATCTTTACGACCTATTTACCTTTGACAAGCATACAGATGCAGCTGCGGCCAGAAGTGAAGTGTTTAAAGGCGCAGAGGTGAATCTGAAGAAAAATGCCGATAATTCTGATGCAAAGACCTTGATGCCTATTGGGAACGTGGGTCAAGTCAAAAATGAGGACGAGCTGAAGAATCTTGATCTGGTCGCTGCGATGgaagaagtcaaagaagACCCATCCGCCCATGAAGAGAAGCGTATGCTGGAGGGTATTTTTGCGCGATCTGTGAACAGTGCCTACGACCATGAACAGATTGTCAATGGCCCGCAGAAGGCGAAGGCCGACATGGCTGTTTTGCGTCAAGAGGCAAACATGGTCGCTCGACAAGCCGCCGCTCATCTTCGGCAttcaggagaagaagcccgccGAGTGCCAGTTGGTACAGTGACATGGACCGGCGAAGTTGGCACAGGTGGTCGACCTGGTGGCAATCGTCGTCGCGGCGGTCCAAGTTCGGCGGGCATTATGAGTAACCTTGCCGACCGTCAGGGATTggacagcggcagcagttCTCGATCAGGAACGCCTGGACTTGACAAAAACTTGAAGGCCAAAGACTTTATTCCCATGATTAAGACATTTATCAATCGACACGGGGGCAAAGTCCCGAGCAAGATGCTGGTGGACCATTTTAATCCTTACTGTCctgggaagaagcagagcgatGAGTTCAAGTCTGCACTGGAGATGGTTGGAGTGTTGAATCGGGTGAGCAGCACTGGGAGAGGCATGTGGTCATTGAAACCGGAATTCAAGTGA
- a CDS encoding uncharacterized protein (EggNog:ENOG41) — protein sequence MDHNGRRNMYNGGYDPMSSSSYHHNYANADMDEDQRHYREDASSVSSLSPTGYGSVRNAYAGSYSDAYEYAEASSSTRSRAQPSYHHHHLPETDQWRSSMRAEYGDSLHSLVGKEGMPSPARRPQRPRIRFTPEEDQLLIELKEQKNLTWKQIADFFPGRNSGTLQVRYCTKLRAEAMPWTREMDQRLLEALQSYEDEKWRNVAQRVGNGVTPMGCCDRVWELFNIQVDDASPFTFANDN from the exons ATGGATCACAACGGAAGGCGAAATATGTACAACGGAGGATATGACCCaatgtcatcatcatcgtatCACCATAACTATGCCAACGCGGATATGGATGAAGATCAAAGGCACTACCGAGAAGATGCAAGCTCAGTAAGCTCGTTATCACCAACTGGCTACGGAAGCGTCAGAAATGCATACGCCGGATCCTACTCAGACGCATATGAGTACGCTGAGGCTTCCAGCAGTACCAGATCGCGCGCTCAGCCTTCTtaccatcaccaccatctaCCAGAAACGGACCAATGGAGGAGCTCAATGCGTGCAGAATACGGTGACAGCCTGCACAGCTTGGTTGGCAAAGAAGGCATGCCCTCTCCCGCCAGACGACCACAACGACCCAGGATCAGGTTTACCCCAGAGGAGGACCAGCTCCTGATCGAGCTCAAAGAGCAGAAGAATCTCACCTGGAAACAAATTGCCGACTTTTTTCCTGGACGCAACTCGGGCACGTTGCAAGTGCGTTACTGTACAAAGTTGAGAGCTGAGGCCATGCCGTGGACCAGAGAGATG GACCAGAGACTCCTAGAAGCTCTGCAAAGTTACGAGGATGAGAAATGGCGAAACGTTGCGCAGAGAGTTGGAAATGGCGTCACGCCGATGGGATGTTGCGATCGAGTGTGGGAGCTATTCAATATCCAGGTTGACGATGCTTCTCCTTTCACGTTTGCAAACGACAATTAA